From Patescibacteria group bacterium:
AAAGATAAAAAAAATAACAAGCTAATTTATCTCGATATTTTAGATAAAATCAAATTATCTGGTTTTAAAATCGTTAAATTTTTGCCAAATGATTTGGCTTCCTCAATAGAAATAACCAATAGAGGATCAATAATTTACGCGAGGCAAACGCCTAATCAAAAAATCGCCCGCGAAATTTTTATTTTTGAAAAAGCATAAAATTTATATTCTTGGCTTGATAAAAATAATTATTAGCAATATATTTTAATTAAATAAAAATAAATAAAAACAACGAAATGTTGTTAGTAGAAAATTTTATAGTTACATTATTTGGAATTATCTTAATATCATTTAGTATTGCTCGTTTGATTTTCATTTATCACAACAAGCCTGAATTTAAAAAAGGAAGCATTTTTTGGAATTATTTCCGTTTAATTTCTTCCACAAAATATTTTGTTACAAATACCACGTCAGAATTAGACCCCTTTAAAATATATTGCGACAGATGCGAAAAAGATTATAGTCGTATTTCTGAAACTCAATCAAAAAAAGAAACTTTGAACTTTTTAGGAATTCTGGAGTTGGCATGTTATGAGAGAATTTAATGTTTCTGTGGCAAAATATTAAATTTTATAATGAAGTCTGATAGATAAAATCAAATAACAATCAATTAAACCGTTCTTCTTATAGGGACTGTTTTTTATTTATTAAACAAAAAATTGCAGACATCGCCTTCTTGCATTACATAATTTTTTCCTTCGGCGCGTATCGCGCCTTTTTCTTTCGCGACAATTTCCGAACCAAGCTCTATCAATTTATCAATGTTAATAACTTCAACGCGGATAAATCCTTTTTCAAAATCGCTATGAATTACGCCGGCGGCTTGCGGAGCTTTAGTTCCTTGTTTTATTGTCCATGCCTGATTGATATTTTTAAAAGAAGCGCTGTAAAAAGTTATTAAATCCAATATTTTATAAGAAGCAATGATCAATTTGTCTAAACCGCTTTCTTGAAATCCGAGATCCTTTCTATATTCTTTGGCTTCCTCGTCGTTTAGCCCAGCAAGTTCAGCTTCCATTTTTATATTCATTTCAATAGCTCCTAATTTTTCTTTTATTTCAGATTTTGTTTCTGATTTTTCATTAATATTTCTTAAATAAATCATTGGCTTTAAAGTAAGCAAATTCAGGCTATTAATTATTTTTTTTTCTTCATCATCTAAATCAGCTTCTATCACCAATTTTTCAGCTTGCAAACATTTTTCCGCTTTTTTTAACACAACTAACATTTTTTCTGTTATTTTATCGCTTTTGCCTTTTATTTGCTTTTCTATTTTTTTTATTTTGTTTAATACTGTTTCTAAATCAGACAAAATTAATTCCATATTGATTATTTGAATATCGTCTTTTGGTTTAATTTTATTATGAACATGAGTGATATTTGCGTCTTCAAAATCGCGCGCGACATGGCAAATAGCGTTCACCTCTCTAATATTTGATAAAAATTTATTGCCAAGCCCTTCGCCTTGGCTCGCGCCTTTAACCAGCCCAGCGATGTCAACAAATTCAATAATTGTGGAAATTTTTTTTGTTGCTCGCAAAACATCAGCGAGTTTATCCAATTTTTTATCAGGAACTTTTACTGTCCCAACGTTGGGATCAATTGTGCAAAACGGATAATTTTGCGCGTCAACCTGTTTTTTTGTTAAAGCTTGAAAAAGAGTTGATTTCCCAACATTAGGCAAGCCAACAATACCGATTGAAAAAGACATAATTAAAATGCAAAATGCAAAATGCAAAACTCAAAATGAATGATTCGTTTCGCAACAAAATTAAATTATTTATAGCTTAACATTTTGAAAAATTTTTGCAAACAAAAAAAGCAGTTTTAACTGCTTATTTTTGTTTTTGTTTTTGTTTTCTTTGATTTTTTATCTTATTAAAAGATAATAATATACTCTTTAATATTAAAGAATAGTATTTTGTGTTTAAATTGTTAAAGAACATTTTAATTTTTTTATAAAAGAGAAACTGTCGCCACAATAGTTCCCGCGATAATAGTTGAACAAACTGCTAATGTTGAAAATGCCACGGTTGCAATATTTCTATTTTCTTCTCTTATTTTTTCCATCTTATCTTTCATTTCTTTATCTTTTTCATTTTCTTTATTTTCATTAACTTCAACATCTTCACCTAAATTGATTTCTTCATAATTTTTTCCCATAAAAACACCCCCTTTCTTTTAACTTATACAATTATTATAGCATAAAAATTCTGTTTTGTCAATGCGTAAATATTTAATAAATTATAAATATTTTTTGTTATTATTATTGACAAAAAATAGATTTTTAATATTATATTTATATCTGCTCAAGCTCTGCTTAGCAGCCTAATTAATTAATTTAATTTACTAACCAAAATTAAATCTTTAAATTAATATGGCCATTTACTAGGCCGTATTTATTTTAAGATAAGCAACTTTATGGATGCAAACACTAAAAACAAAAAAGATGAAGGAAAATTTAAAAAATTATTAGAAAAGAATTTAGTCAAATTGCCTAAAGTCAACGATACCATAAAAGGTACTGTTCTTAATGTTTCTAAAAGAGGAGTTTACATAAATATTGACGGGATTACAACTGGATTAGTAAGAGGATATGAGATGATTGATGAATCAGGAGAATATTCAAACATAAAAGAGGGTGATGAAATTGAGGCTATGGTTTTAGAATTGGAAAATGAAAAAGGGGAAATAGAACTTTCATTAAGAAAAGCTGGCCATCAAAAAGCTTGGGAAAAATTAAACAAGCTTTATGAGAAAAAAGAAAAATTAAACGTAAAAATAATTGACGCGAATAAAGGAGGACTATTAGTTATGGTTGGACGAAGCAAAGGATTTTTGCCTGTGTCACAATTATCAACAAAACATTATCCAAGAGTTTCTGGAGGTGACAAAACAAAAATTTTAGACAAATTAAAATCATTTATTGGAGAAACTTTTGATGCCGTAATTATTAATTTAGATGAGAAAGAAGAAAAGCTAATTGTTTCAGAAAAGCAAGCAATGCAGGAAAAACAAAAAAAACAAATTTCTAAATACAAAGTAGGCGATGTTGTTGAAGGAATAATATCAGCCATAACAGACTTTGGAATTTTTATAAAATTTGACGGTTTAGAAGGACTTATTCATATTTCTGAAATAGCATGGCAAAGAATTGACAATCCAGAAAATATAGTTAAAATTAACGATAAAGTTAAAGCTGAGATTATTGAAATTAACGGAATAAAAATATTTCTTTCAATTAAAAAGATTACAGACGACCCATGGAAAGATATTGAAAAAAAATATAAAAAAGGAGATATTATTGAAGGCAAAATTTTAAAAATAAATCCTTTTGGTTTGTTTGTAGAACTGGATAAAAATATTCACGGCTTAGCTCACATTTCTGAACTTTCTGATGAAAACATTGATGATTTGAAAAAATTTGCTAAAATAGGAGAAAAGAAAAAATTTAGGATTGTTTCAGTTGAACCAAATGATCATCGTTTAGGCCTGTCAATCAAAGCATTAAAAAAAAATCATAAAAACTATGATGAAAAAGATGAAAAAAAAGAAGATAAAAAAAATAATCCGTTATCTGACAAAAAATCAAAAGTAAAAAAATCTGCCGTGGAAGAAAAACCTAAGAAAGAAAAGAAAGAGGATAAAGAAATAAAAAATGAAAAAGTAAAAGAAAAGCAAGAAAAAATCAAAGATAACAAAAAAAATCCGCCAGCTGGCGGAAAAGAAATAGAAAAAGAAAATAAATAAATATTAGCTTTATTAGCTTTTAGCTTCGTTAGCTTTTAATTTCATTAGTTTTGTATTATTATTTTAAAATTAAATAATTGGAAATTCATTGGAAATTGAAAATTAATCATTAAAAATTGACTTCGCGGGTATCGTATAGTGGCTATTACATTACCTTGCCAAGGTAGAAACACGGGTTCAATTCCCGTTACCCGCTCCAATCTAAAAGCTAAGGAAGCTAAAAGCTANNNNNNNNNNNNNNNNNNNNNNNNNNNNNNNNNNNNNNNNNNNNNNNNNNNNNNNNNNNNNNNNNNNNNNNNNNNNNNNNNNNNNNNNNNNNNNNNNNNNAATTAATCATTAAAAATTGACTTCGCGGGTATCGTATAGTGGCTATTACATTACCTTGCCAAGGTAGAAACACGGGTTCAATTCCCGTTACCCGCTCCAATCTAAAAGCTAAGGAAGCTAAAAGCTATAAGTTAATACGGGCCAGTAGCTCATCTGGTAGAGCGCCTCGTTTGCACCGAGGAGGTGGCGGGTTCAAGTCCTGTCTGGTCCACATTATGAATAAAGTTTACATATATTTATGATTAAAAATATTTTTTTGTCCAAAATATATTAAAACTAATAAAAATCATTGACAAATCAATGTAAATATGTTATACTGGCAAAATATATAAGACCCCTTTTAAACAAGGGGGTTTTTATTTTAAGAAATAAATAAATTATATGTTTTTAAGCCTTTTTTCTAATAAACTAAGTAAAAAAGAAGCAAAACAAAATAAAGAAAAAATAGAAGAAAATTTATCAAAAACAGCTCGTTTTATTATTTTGCTGTTGTTTGTTTTAAATTTTTCCTTTCCTCAGTTTTCTTTGGCAAATCCGATTAAACAAGAAGAAATAAAAAAAGAAGAGAAAAAGCCAATTGTTGTGATTCTCAAAAGTAATTATCAGACAAAAATAAAAAAACCTTTTATACAAGAAATCAAAATCGTGAAAAAAATCCCGGAAGTAAGTTATTCTAAATATATCACAGTAACCGCGTATTCCAGCACAGTTGACCAATGCGACAGCACACCGTTTATCACAGCTAACGGAACAAGGGTTTATGACGGAATTATAGCGGCAAATTTTTTAAGATTTGGAACAAAAGTGCGTTTTCCAGAGTATTCAGGAAATAAAATTTACACGGTTGAAGACAGAATGCACCAAAGATTTTCAAACAGGGCTGATATTTGGATGACTACGAGAACTCAAGCGATAAATTTCGGAGCTAAACGATTAAAAATGGAAGTGCTGAAAAAAAATTAACAATTACATAAATAACAAATAAAAAAAGCATTTTTAAAAACGCTTTTTTTATTTTTATAATATATGCTAAATATACTGGCTTGCAAATTTTTTCTTGATAGCTATAATAAAACATAATTGGTCTGGTAGCCAAGCGGTAAGGCAAGGGTCTGCAAAACCCTTATGCGCGGGTTCGAATCCCGCCCAGACCTCATTTTATTTTATATTTCTTATGGAACAAGCAATTAAAAATCCAAATATTAAACTTTATCCGATAGATAAAATTCTGCAAGTGACTCTGTTAAAAATAATTCCGAATTTTTTAACGCCAAACCATTTTACAGTGCTTCGCTTGCTGTTAACTCCGATAATTATTTTGTTTATTTTAAAAGAAAAAATTATTCTTAGCTTAATTCTTTTTTTGTTAGCCGCGCTTACTGACGCCATAGACGGAGCAATGGCGCGAACGCGAAATCAAATCACGGAATGGGGCAAAATATATGATCCAATAGCTGATAAATTGCTCATCGGCGCGACAGCATTTCTTTTAATCAGCAAATATTTAAACTTATACTTTGCTCTGTTTATTATTTTAATAGAAATTTTATTGGTCGCGAACGGAGCGCGGCGCAAATCTAATGGAAATATTATTGAAGCAAATATTTGGGGTAAAATAAAAATGATTATTCAAACTTTTGGAATAGCGCTTATTTTTCTTTTTATGATATTTAATATTCATTTTTTAATTATCGCAAGCTGGGCAATTTTAATTATTGCCTGCTTTTTTTCCATAATCAGTTTATTTACATATAGTTTATAAATTATGTTTAAAACCGTTTTATCCATAATATTAGGAGGAACGGCTTTTTTTATTTGCGCGCAAAGTTCTTTTGCCGCGAGTCAATTAGATATAAGCGTTATTGAAATCGCTACTTTTGAAAAAAGCGGTTATGAATGGATAAAAATCCACAATAATTCAAACAGTGATATAGATTTAGAAGCATGGAAATTTGTTGAAGGTTTTTCAGATTCAAAACCCGAAGGCGTAAAACATTCAATTAAAGAACATAACAACGGCTATATTATTTCTCCGCAATCATCAGCAATAATTTGTCAGACTCCTGAAAAATTTTTAGAAATATATAAAGATTATTCAGGAATGATTATTGACAGTTCTTGGTCATCGCTAAAAGAAGCTGGTGAAAGAATACAGCTGTTAGACGCTGACAAAAATATTATAGAAGATTTTACTTATTTAAAATGTTCTAATGCTGTTTTAAAAAGAAAAATTTTTGATTCACCTGATTATACTTCTAATAATTGGTATGAAGAAAGCGGCGCGGATAGTAAAACTGAAGAAGAAAATAAAAGCCAAAATTCATCATCAGAAAATAATAACCAAACTTCAAGTGATAAAAAAACTTCTATAAAAAGTATAATAATTATAAACGAGCTTTTTCCAAATCCTGAAAATACTGATAGCCAAAATGAATTTATTGAACTAAAAAATATTGGCAAAAAAACTATAAGTCTGAATAACTGGAAAATAAATGACAACAGCAAAAGAACCTATACAATAAACAATAATGATTTTTCAAGTTTGTTAATAAGACCAAATCAATTTTTTGTAATTTACAGAAAAACAAGCAAAATAGCGCTTAATAATTTTGGAGGAGATAAAATAAAATTATACGATTTAAATGGAAATTTAGCAGATGAAATTTCGTATAAAGAAAAAGCAAATGAAAATCAAAGTTATTCCCGCAATGAGAAAAACGAATGGCTTTGGACGGATGATTTTACGCCTGGTAAAAAAAATATTGTTGGAGAAAAAAATGAAAAACCAATCATTGCCATAGATGCTATTAAGGAAGCAATCGTTGGAGAACAAATAATATTTGACGCTTCTGATTCTTATGATATAGACGGCGATGATCTGTTTTTTATTTGGAATTTTAAAGATGGCGGGTCAAGCACATTGCCTTCTCCTGTTTATGCTTATCAAAATAGCGGAAAATATAAAATTAAGCTGTCAGTATTTGACAGCAGAGACGCTTTTACTGAAAAATCTTTTTACGTAAATATCAACCCTGAAACATCAGATAATAATTATTCAAATAAAACAGAAAATAATGAATGTTCTGAAATCATAATATCTGAAATTTTTCCAAACCCAAAAGGAAAAGACGACAATGAATTTATTGAACTTTTTAATCCAACCGCGAAACCTGTTGATTTAAGCGATTGGATATTAGACGATAATAGCAAAAGCAGCGGCTGGACAATTCCTGAGCAAACAATAATTAAAGAAAAAGAATTTTTATGTTTTTATAAACAAGACACGCATATTTCTTTAAATAATAATTATGATTCTGTTTTTTTAATAAATCCGCGAGAAGAAATTATCGCTGAAATATCTTATGAGCAAACAATAGAAAACCAAACTTACGCTTTTGATCCTGTTGATGAAAATTGGTATTGGACGCCGTCTATTACTCCAAACTCGAAAAATGAATTTATTGAATTTTACGATTCTTATGAATATAATTCTATTTTACCTGCCACAAACAACAATCTCAAAAATGGAATTAAAAAAGTTAGTATAGAAGAAATACAAAATTGCCAGCTTAAAAGTTTGATTCAAACAACTGGCATAGTCGCTGTCGAACCAGGAATTCTTGGAAAACAGATATTTTATCTTGATGGAATTCAGGTGTATAAATATGACAAGGATTTTCCTGAATTAAAATCAGGAGATGAAATAACATTAACAGGCGAATTAACAAAATCAAGAGAAGAATTGCGAATAAAAATCAAAAACAAAAAAGATATTATTGTTATCGAAGATAAAAAAAATGCCGAAGCATTAGAAATAAATATTGAAGAAATCGAGGAGCAATTTATGGGGCGTTTGGTGTTAGTAAGCGGTGAAATTATGGAACAAAAAAGTAACAGTTTATGGATTGACGACAATACGGAAGAAATAAAAATTTACATTAACAAATACACTGGCATTGAATTAGAAAAAGAAATTATTGGACGAGAAGCTGAAATCATTGGAATTGTAAGTAAGACAACAAGCGGTTTGCGTCTTTTGCCTCGCTACCAATCTGATATAAAATTAGGAAAAATTTTAGGCAAAATAGCAAGCGCGCAAGAAATTGATTTTACAAATAATGAACAATCTAATTTTTTTATTGAAAAAAAATATTATAAATATATTTTCGTAACCATTGCTGGGTTTTTGATTATTATCGGGAATTTAATTTGGAGGAAGAGAAAAAAAATATAAAACAATTTTTATTCTATTTCATAAATTTCAGCTTCTTCATCTTGATAAACCAAAACAAAACGATTATCTAGCATTAAATTATGTTTTAACGCTAAATGATTTTTATCAAAAAAAACAAATTTCGCGTTAAAATCATATTTTATTTTTTTATATAAATCATAGCTGTCTTCTCCTGTTGTAATTCGCGCGTATTCATCATAAAGCTGTTTATCATATTTATACATAAAAGTCGGATCCAAACCTAATATATAATAATTATGGTTGTTATAATAAAATAGAGAAGGAAAATCATCCCAATCAGCGTGAAAAATTATATCTTTTTTAAAAGAATATTTTTGTAAATACTCTGCTGAATTTTTATAAAGCGTTAAATTTGAACCAAAAGAAAGTTCTTGTTTTGTTCTTTTAACTTCTTTGAAAGTGACAACGCTAAAAACAAAAATCAAAAAAATAGCTGAACAATAAAACGCTATTTTTTTATTTTTATAAAATTTACTAAACAAAAAACAAATATCGCGGACAAAATTATCTTTTAAAGAAAAAGTAATTATAAAAGCTGACGTAAAAACTAAAAAAGGAATTAAATATTCAACATACCGCCTTGATTTTAAAGTTAGCGCTAAAAAAAAGAAACTCAATATTAAAAGCGAAACGCTTTTTGCGTTCTGATTTTTTATTGAAATTAAAAATAAAAATAAGGCGATTAAAAAAATAAAAAAAACAATTAACGAACTCTGCGCCAACTCAAAAAACGGATAAGCATACCATTCTCCTCCAACATTTATTTTATCCTGATAATTTATCAGCCCTATCTGAATAATCTGCTGATAATAAAAATAAAAATTTTTATAAAAATAAGGATTTAAAACAAGCCCTAAAATTATTCCTGATAGACAAATAATAATTAATTTAAAATCTATTTTTTGTTTTTGCTTATATAAATGCAGAAAATCCAATCTACTGCAAAATTTTCTAAAAACAGATTCGCGCTGAATTTTTTTATTTAAAAATTGCGAAAAGACAAAAACAAACGCTAACACAAGCATCAGCGGCCATCCGCCATAAGCCCAGACATAAAAATAACTTAATACAAATAATAATAAATATTTTTTGTTAAAAATAAAAAAAATCCCTAAAAACAAAAAAATCAATGATAAAGAATTTGCTTTAATCAATGATATGCGAAAAATAAACGGGGAGCTGGTTATTAAAATTATTGTCCAAAATAACGGAATTTTTATTTTCTCTTTTTTTAATAGCCAATAAAAAAGAAAAATAAAAACTGAATTTATCAAAGCTTGCAAACATTTTATTCCAATTAGATGGTCAGAAAATAACAGAGATGGAATTAAAATCAGATGATATAAAAAATGCTGATCAATATAGCCGTCTTTCAAAGTTGTAAATTGCAAATAAGGAAAATCCTGAACAATTCCTTGTTTGCTTATCATTTCAGTCATTTTGGCATGATAAAATCCATCAGGGTCGGGAAGCACAGGAGCTGATTGCAAAAAAAGAAAAAACAGAAAAGCAAAAAAGAAAATTAAAAAATAATCCATTTTGTATTTTAAAATTTTTTCCATAAAATTATCAAATTATCATCCTAAACTTCTTGCCTACCGGCAGGCGGGGATTCAGGATCTGCAAATTTATAAAATAGATTCCGTGTCCCCGCAATAAGCGGGACAGGCAAGCACTGGATAACAAATTAAAAGCACGGAATGATAATCTGATTATTTTTTTATTTTTTTTCTTACTACCGACATTTTTTCAATCCTGTTTTTTGCTTCTAAAATAACAATTTTATTTTGTCCTCCGTGAGCTTCTTTTATCTCGTTTAAATCTTCATCATACATTTTTTTTACTTTTAATTTTATTGTTTTGGATTTTGGCTGAATAATTTCCAAGCTGTCATTTAAAAAAATAACATTATGAACTTTCAAATAAACTTTATTTTTTATTGATTTCACGACTTCTCCAACAAATTGATAATTTGTTATTTTGTGCGACTCTTTATAATTTTGTTTCGCGTTTTCTTTTCCAAATAAAAAACCAGTTATATAATCTCTGTGAGTTAAAGTTTGCAATTGTTTGAATAATTTATTTAATTCTTTTTTTCTTTCAGAATTTTTTGATTTCAGACGCAGAGCTTGTGAATAAATTTTTAAAACAAAAGAAACATAAAAAACGCTTTTATTTCTGCCTTCAATTTTGAATGAACTAATGCCTGCTTTTTTCAGATCATCAAGATATTTTATCAAACAAATATCTTTTGAATTTAAAATATAACTTCCGTATTCATCTTCTTCTAATTTTAAAAAATTGCCCTTTCTTTTTTCCTCTTCTATATAAAAATTATAATTCCAGCGACATGGCTGGACACAATCACCCAAATTAGCGCTTCGTCCTAAAAAATAAGAGCTTAAAAGACATCTGCCAGAGTAACTCATACACATGGCTCCATGAACAAAATATTCTAATTCTAATTCAGGAACTTTTTTATGTATCTCTGCGATTTCTCGCAATGAAAGCTCGCGCGCTAAAATTATTTTTTTTACGCCTTGCTTTTGCCAAAATTTAGCGCTTTCCGCGTTAGTGCAATTTGCTTGCGTGCTAAGGCCAATGGGAATTTTAGGGCAATATTTTTTCGCTAAAACAATAATCCCTGGATCAGAAATAGTTATTCCATCCGGCTTCCAAATATTTATTTTTCTTAAAAATTTAATTATCGGTTCTAAGTGGCGGTTATGAGCGAAAATATTAACCGTGACATAAACCTTTTTGTTTTTTTCGCGCGCGTATTCAATAATGCTTTTCACTTCGTTTTCTGAAAATTTATTTACTCCCGAACGCAAAGAAAATTCAGGAACGCCAAGATAAACCGCGTCCGCGCCAAATTCTAAAGCGTATTTTGCTTTTTCAAAACTGCCTGCCGGCGCGATTAGTTCTAATTTTTTTTTATTTTTTAACATAATAAAAATAATTTTTAAACAAAATCTTTTTTAAAATTATATCATCCAAATAAATTTCTACAAGCAAAAAAAATGCTATTCGCGAAATTATAACGCTGATTT
This genomic window contains:
- a CDS encoding U32 family peptidase; protein product: MLKNKKKLELIAPAGSFEKAKYALEFGADAVYLGVPEFSLRSGVNKFSENEVKSIIEYAREKNKKVYVTVNIFAHNRHLEPIIKFLRKINIWKPDGITISDPGIIVLAKKYCPKIPIGLSTQANCTNAESAKFWQKQGVKKIILARELSLREIAEIHKKVPELELEYFVHGAMCMSYSGRCLLSSYFLGRSANLGDCVQPCRWNYNFYIEEEKRKGNFLKLEEDEYGSYILNSKDICLIKYLDDLKKAGISSFKIEGRNKSVFYVSFVLKIYSQALRLKSKNSERKKELNKLFKQLQTLTHRDYITGFLFGKENAKQNYKESHKITNYQFVGEVVKSIKNKVYLKVHNVIFLNDSLEIIQPKSKTIKLKVKKMYDEDLNEIKEAHGGQNKIVILEAKNRIEKMSVVRKKIKK
- a CDS encoding lamin tail domain-containing protein, with translation MFKTVLSIILGGTAFFICAQSSFAASQLDISVIEIATFEKSGYEWIKIHNNSNSDIDLEAWKFVEGFSDSKPEGVKHSIKEHNNGYIISPQSSAIICQTPEKFLEIYKDYSGMIIDSSWSSLKEAGERIQLLDADKNIIEDFTYLKCSNAVLKRKIFDSPDYTSNNWYEESGADSKTEEENKSQNSSSENNNQTSSDKKTSIKSIIIINELFPNPENTDSQNEFIELKNIGKKTISLNNWKINDNSKRTYTINNNDFSSLLIRPNQFFVIYRKTSKIALNNFGGDKIKLYDLNGNLADEISYKEKANENQSYSRNEKNEWLWTDDFTPGKKNIVGEKNEKPIIAIDAIKEAIVGEQIIFDASDSYDIDGDDLFFIWNFKDGGSSTLPSPVYAYQNSGKYKIKLSVFDSRDAFTEKSFYVNINPETSDNNYSNKTENNECSEIIISEIFPNPKGKDDNEFIELFNPTAKPVDLSDWILDDNSKSSGWTIPEQTIIKEKEFLCFYKQDTHISLNNNYDSVFLINPREEIIAEISYEQTIENQTYAFDPVDENWYWTPSITPNSKNEFIEFYDSYEYNSILPATNNNLKNGIKKVSIEEIQNCQLKSLIQTTGIVAVEPGILGKQIFYLDGIQVYKYDKDFPELKSGDEITLTGELTKSREELRIKIKNKKDIIVIEDKKNAEALEINIEEIEEQFMGRLVLVSGEIMEQKSNSLWIDDNTEEIKIYINKYTGIELEKEIIGREAEIIGIVSKTTSGLRLLPRYQSDIKLGKILGKIASAQEIDFTNNEQSNFFIEKKYYKYIFVTIAGFLIIIGNLIWRKRKKI
- the ychF gene encoding redox-regulated ATPase YchF, with protein sequence MSFSIGIVGLPNVGKSTLFQALTKKQVDAQNYPFCTIDPNVGTVKVPDKKLDKLADVLRATKKISTIIEFVDIAGLVKGASQGEGLGNKFLSNIREVNAICHVARDFEDANITHVHNKIKPKDDIQIINMELILSDLETVLNKIKKIEKQIKGKSDKITEKMLVVLKKAEKCLQAEKLVIEADLDDEEKKIINSLNLLTLKPMIYLRNINEKSETKSEIKEKLGAIEMNIKMEAELAGLNDEEAKEYRKDLGFQESGLDKLIIASYKILDLITFYSASFKNINQAWTIKQGTKAPQAAGVIHSDFEKGFIRVEVINIDKLIELGSEIVAKEKGAIRAEGKNYVMQEGDVCNFLFNK
- a CDS encoding S1 RNA-binding domain-containing protein, producing MDANTKNKKDEGKFKKLLEKNLVKLPKVNDTIKGTVLNVSKRGVYINIDGITTGLVRGYEMIDESGEYSNIKEGDEIEAMVLELENEKGEIELSLRKAGHQKAWEKLNKLYEKKEKLNVKIIDANKGGLLVMVGRSKGFLPVSQLSTKHYPRVSGGDKTKILDKLKSFIGETFDAVIINLDEKEEKLIVSEKQAMQEKQKKQISKYKVGDVVEGIISAITDFGIFIKFDGLEGLIHISEIAWQRIDNPENIVKINDKVKAEIIEINGIKIFLSIKKITDDPWKDIEKKYKKGDIIEGKILKINPFGLFVELDKNIHGLAHISELSDENIDDLKKFAKIGEKKKFRIVSVEPNDHRLGLSIKALKKNHKNYDEKDEKKEDKKNNPLSDKKSKVKKSAVEEKPKKEKKEDKEIKNEKVKEKQEKIKDNKKNPPAGGKEIEKENK
- a CDS encoding CDP-alcohol phosphatidyltransferase family protein, which produces MEQAIKNPNIKLYPIDKILQVTLLKIIPNFLTPNHFTVLRLLLTPIIILFILKEKIILSLILFLLAALTDAIDGAMARTRNQITEWGKIYDPIADKLLIGATAFLLISKYLNLYFALFIILIEILLVANGARRKSNGNIIEANIWGKIKMIIQTFGIALIFLFMIFNIHFLIIASWAILIIACFFSIISLFTYSL